Proteins from a genomic interval of Zingiber officinale cultivar Zhangliang chromosome 2A, Zo_v1.1, whole genome shotgun sequence:
- the LOC122040655 gene encoding oligopeptide transporter 1-like isoform X1, whose protein sequence is MLTSQSSTPQALRHQAPLPACLCHSNNKMADDSPIEQVRLTVPPMDDPTLQVLTFRTWLVGMPLCILQTVLLRIGLFRRQMISISSVCIDIILLIVGNLLAKVLPEKSVRIPGTRWSFSLNPCPFNIKEHVTTSILVNSISSPGFLNISIAKIFYHREIQFWPALFLVISTQFLGFGFAGMFLKFLVDSPYMWWPGVIPSISFYKALHEKDKRPKGELSVFQFFFLVSVAAFAYTIIPSYFFPSITGLSVVCWIWKDSITAQQIGSGFNGLAIGSLSFDWLTITSFLGDPLLFPAFVILNMLAGFIILAYIILPWSYWSNAYEARKFPLFSTNIYDSTGHNYNVSRIVDPNTLLFDSEAYSNYSKVYYSTSLIYTIGFSLALYTSTISHIALFYGRSVWHQFKKAYKDDEQDVHARLMKQNYESVPQWWFSSISLLMIGMAILVCEGFGGQIQLRYWEVLLACALVLLFLPLECALEAITGSGFTLDLLLEVIIGYLNPGKPLGNMAFKLYGSEAHQMAAAVIGNFKLSHYMKLPPKIIFFIMFISAICSCFVDFGVAWWMLHSIKNICQPDLLPEGSPWTCPSERATYISGVTWGLVGPSKIFYPHGMYSAIFIFALIGLVAPIPLWLLSHKNPEKKWITLVNFPIIFSSATAFPLGGLVGYWGWFAIGLFFNYFIFQKHKKWWARYNYVLSAGLGVGSTFCVVLLSVSLQFQDVYGVNWWGLDNDHCPLAKCPTASGVVIEGCPVIK, encoded by the exons ATGCTCACTAGCCAATCTTCCACCCCTCAGGCGCTGCGGCACCAAGCTCCCCTCCCTGCTTGTCTCTGCCATA GTAATAATAAGATGGCCGACGATTCGCCGATCGAGCAAGTGCGACTGACAGTTCCTCCGATGGATGATCCGACACTGCAAGTGCTAACTTTTCGCACATGGCTTGTCGGCATGCCACTCTGCATCCTGCAGACGGTGTTGCTCCGAATTGGCCTTTTCCGGCGGCAGATGATTAGCATATCATCCGTTTGTATCGACATCATCCTGCTCATAGTGGGGAATCTGTTAGCCAAGGTTCTGCCGGAGAAATCAGTGAGAATCCCGGGCACAAGGTGGAGCTTTTCGCTGAATCCTTGCCCCTTCAATATCAAAGAACATGTCACCACCTCCATCCTTGTCAACTCAATTTCGAGTCCCGGCTTTTTAAACATCAGTATAGCCAAGATCTTCTACCATAGAGAAATTCAATTTTGGCCAGCCTTATTCTTGGTCATATCGACTCAG TTCTTGGGGTTTGGATTTGCCGGTATGTTCTTAAAATTTTTAGTGGATTCACCGTACATGTGGTGGCCCGGTGTTATTCCCAGCATCTCATTTTACAA AGCATTACACGAGAAGGATAAGAGGCCAAAGGGAGAATTATCAGTTTTTCAGTTCTTTTTTTTAGTCTCCGTTGCAGCTTTTGCTTACACCATCATTCCTTCTTACTTCTTCCCTTCCATAACGGGCCTCTCCGTTGTGTGCTGGATATGGAAGGACTCGATCACTGCACAGCAAATTGGCTCTGGGTTTAATGGGCTCGCCATCGGATCACTTTCATTCGATTGGTTGACGATCACGAGCTTCTTAGGGGATCCTTTGCTTTTTCCTGCATTTGTGATACTCAATATGTTGGCCGGGTTTATTATACTCGCTTACATCATTTTACCCTGGTCTTATTGGAGCAATGCATACGAGGCCAGAAAATTTCCACTCTTCTCGACCAATATCTATGATTCTACTGGCCACAACTACAACGTCTCTAGAATTGTAGATCCAAATACTCTCTTATTTGACAGCGAAGCCTACAGTAATTATTCAAAAGTGTACTACAGCACATCGTTGATTTATACTATAGGGTTTAGTCTTGCTCTATACACGTCAACTATTTCTCATATCGCTCTCTTCTATGGGAG ATCAGTGTGGCATCAATTTAAGAAGGCGTATAAAGATGACGAGCAAGATGTGCATGCAAGGCTAATGAAGCAAAACTATGAATCTGTTCCTCAGTGGTGGTTTTCCTCCATATCGCTTCTGATGATCGGAATGGCAATTTTGGTGTGTGAAGGATTTGGAGGTCAAATTCAACTTCGTTATTGGGAAGTTCTGTTGGCATGCGCTTTGGTGCTTCTTTTCCTTCCATTGGAATGTGCACTCGAAGCAATTACTGGTTCG GGATTTACATTAGATTTGTTATTGGAAGTTATCATTGGATACTTGAATCCAGGCAAACCTTTAGGCAATATGGCTTTCAAATTATACGGTTCTGAGGCCCATCAAATGGCCGCAGCTGTCATAGGTAACTTCAAATTGTCACACTACATGAAGCTTCCTcccaaaattatattttttatcatg TTTATAAGCGCAATTTGTTCCTGCTTTGTTGATTTCGGAGTAGCATGGTGGATGTTGCACTCGATAAAGAATATTTGTCAACCAGACTTGCTTCCGGAGGGAAGTCCTTGGACATGTCCTAGTGAGAGAGCAACCTACATCAGTGGGGTAACATGGGGGCTTGTCGGACCAAGTAAGATATTTTATCCTCATGGCATGTACTCGGCAATCTTCATCTTTGCTCTTATTGGACTCGTGGCACCTATTCCCTTGTGGTTATTATCACACAAAAACCCTGAAAAGAAATGGATTACACTCGTCAATTTTCCAATTATATTTAGTTCCGCTACGGCTTTTCCCTTGGGCGGGCTTGTGGGTTATTGGGGTTGGTTTGCTATTGGGTTATTCTTCAATTACTTTATCTttcaaaaacataaaaaatggTGGGCGAGATATAATTATGTTTTATCAGCTGGACTTGGTGTTGGTTCTACATTTTGTGTTGTTCTACTCAGTGTCTCTCTTCAATTTCAAGACGTATATGGAGTGAATTGGTGGGGGCTGGACAATGATCATTGTCCGTTGGCAAAATGTCCCACAGCGTCGGGCGTTGTTATTGAAGGATGCCCTGTAATCAAGTGA
- the LOC122040655 gene encoding oligopeptide transporter 1-like isoform X2, whose translation MADDSPIEQVRLTVPPMDDPTLQVLTFRTWLVGMPLCILQTVLLRIGLFRRQMISISSVCIDIILLIVGNLLAKVLPEKSVRIPGTRWSFSLNPCPFNIKEHVTTSILVNSISSPGFLNISIAKIFYHREIQFWPALFLVISTQFLGFGFAGMFLKFLVDSPYMWWPGVIPSISFYKALHEKDKRPKGELSVFQFFFLVSVAAFAYTIIPSYFFPSITGLSVVCWIWKDSITAQQIGSGFNGLAIGSLSFDWLTITSFLGDPLLFPAFVILNMLAGFIILAYIILPWSYWSNAYEARKFPLFSTNIYDSTGHNYNVSRIVDPNTLLFDSEAYSNYSKVYYSTSLIYTIGFSLALYTSTISHIALFYGRSVWHQFKKAYKDDEQDVHARLMKQNYESVPQWWFSSISLLMIGMAILVCEGFGGQIQLRYWEVLLACALVLLFLPLECALEAITGSGFTLDLLLEVIIGYLNPGKPLGNMAFKLYGSEAHQMAAAVIGNFKLSHYMKLPPKIIFFIMFISAICSCFVDFGVAWWMLHSIKNICQPDLLPEGSPWTCPSERATYISGVTWGLVGPSKIFYPHGMYSAIFIFALIGLVAPIPLWLLSHKNPEKKWITLVNFPIIFSSATAFPLGGLVGYWGWFAIGLFFNYFIFQKHKKWWARYNYVLSAGLGVGSTFCVVLLSVSLQFQDVYGVNWWGLDNDHCPLAKCPTASGVVIEGCPVIK comes from the exons ATGGCCGACGATTCGCCGATCGAGCAAGTGCGACTGACAGTTCCTCCGATGGATGATCCGACACTGCAAGTGCTAACTTTTCGCACATGGCTTGTCGGCATGCCACTCTGCATCCTGCAGACGGTGTTGCTCCGAATTGGCCTTTTCCGGCGGCAGATGATTAGCATATCATCCGTTTGTATCGACATCATCCTGCTCATAGTGGGGAATCTGTTAGCCAAGGTTCTGCCGGAGAAATCAGTGAGAATCCCGGGCACAAGGTGGAGCTTTTCGCTGAATCCTTGCCCCTTCAATATCAAAGAACATGTCACCACCTCCATCCTTGTCAACTCAATTTCGAGTCCCGGCTTTTTAAACATCAGTATAGCCAAGATCTTCTACCATAGAGAAATTCAATTTTGGCCAGCCTTATTCTTGGTCATATCGACTCAG TTCTTGGGGTTTGGATTTGCCGGTATGTTCTTAAAATTTTTAGTGGATTCACCGTACATGTGGTGGCCCGGTGTTATTCCCAGCATCTCATTTTACAA AGCATTACACGAGAAGGATAAGAGGCCAAAGGGAGAATTATCAGTTTTTCAGTTCTTTTTTTTAGTCTCCGTTGCAGCTTTTGCTTACACCATCATTCCTTCTTACTTCTTCCCTTCCATAACGGGCCTCTCCGTTGTGTGCTGGATATGGAAGGACTCGATCACTGCACAGCAAATTGGCTCTGGGTTTAATGGGCTCGCCATCGGATCACTTTCATTCGATTGGTTGACGATCACGAGCTTCTTAGGGGATCCTTTGCTTTTTCCTGCATTTGTGATACTCAATATGTTGGCCGGGTTTATTATACTCGCTTACATCATTTTACCCTGGTCTTATTGGAGCAATGCATACGAGGCCAGAAAATTTCCACTCTTCTCGACCAATATCTATGATTCTACTGGCCACAACTACAACGTCTCTAGAATTGTAGATCCAAATACTCTCTTATTTGACAGCGAAGCCTACAGTAATTATTCAAAAGTGTACTACAGCACATCGTTGATTTATACTATAGGGTTTAGTCTTGCTCTATACACGTCAACTATTTCTCATATCGCTCTCTTCTATGGGAG ATCAGTGTGGCATCAATTTAAGAAGGCGTATAAAGATGACGAGCAAGATGTGCATGCAAGGCTAATGAAGCAAAACTATGAATCTGTTCCTCAGTGGTGGTTTTCCTCCATATCGCTTCTGATGATCGGAATGGCAATTTTGGTGTGTGAAGGATTTGGAGGTCAAATTCAACTTCGTTATTGGGAAGTTCTGTTGGCATGCGCTTTGGTGCTTCTTTTCCTTCCATTGGAATGTGCACTCGAAGCAATTACTGGTTCG GGATTTACATTAGATTTGTTATTGGAAGTTATCATTGGATACTTGAATCCAGGCAAACCTTTAGGCAATATGGCTTTCAAATTATACGGTTCTGAGGCCCATCAAATGGCCGCAGCTGTCATAGGTAACTTCAAATTGTCACACTACATGAAGCTTCCTcccaaaattatattttttatcatg TTTATAAGCGCAATTTGTTCCTGCTTTGTTGATTTCGGAGTAGCATGGTGGATGTTGCACTCGATAAAGAATATTTGTCAACCAGACTTGCTTCCGGAGGGAAGTCCTTGGACATGTCCTAGTGAGAGAGCAACCTACATCAGTGGGGTAACATGGGGGCTTGTCGGACCAAGTAAGATATTTTATCCTCATGGCATGTACTCGGCAATCTTCATCTTTGCTCTTATTGGACTCGTGGCACCTATTCCCTTGTGGTTATTATCACACAAAAACCCTGAAAAGAAATGGATTACACTCGTCAATTTTCCAATTATATTTAGTTCCGCTACGGCTTTTCCCTTGGGCGGGCTTGTGGGTTATTGGGGTTGGTTTGCTATTGGGTTATTCTTCAATTACTTTATCTttcaaaaacataaaaaatggTGGGCGAGATATAATTATGTTTTATCAGCTGGACTTGGTGTTGGTTCTACATTTTGTGTTGTTCTACTCAGTGTCTCTCTTCAATTTCAAGACGTATATGGAGTGAATTGGTGGGGGCTGGACAATGATCATTGTCCGTTGGCAAAATGTCCCACAGCGTCGGGCGTTGTTATTGAAGGATGCCCTGTAATCAAGTGA